From a region of the Panulirus ornatus isolate Po-2019 chromosome 38, ASM3632096v1, whole genome shotgun sequence genome:
- the LOC139760939 gene encoding glutamate receptor U1-like produces the protein MVGVTSLLLTLTVAVILAVAQLPRPHSGKETIQVVSVAVEKVLASETRDLCALFLLTDGTTSAHSVFTEMRWLQAPGGLALFEVTAKGKRNLNMTQGHLAEMIAGARRLRQVSRCVTLVVVSDDPVFLVASAEWLLNGRLLKWSNRLLAVTSRPLHDLRHLHGTFSMMNSMVMIVDADKSYPSCKMYVYLPFSPSEDRVDWVASWSTSRGFTLSVQLPLFPEKFSMFDKTYIRLLGHRFVYRPTLLVAAEEFPPHVILDPKWIPGRPINFIGPIANVLELIAQDCNFSYVFEKPLDGSWGTKTESGSWSGMVGMVHRKEVDIGLGPFGISATRAEVVDYVWAIISDSLRIMASRGIPEVDPWSFLVPLRPLVWGIVLVALMVVLAILLLMAAYSPGKIRSHSKRAWEDLFLYVRVTLRQDMPLPVEQSWERLMLGGWMIMTIVLTRSYAGALMSMLAIKNVAQPFQYLRDVISNPAISMVWQANSVHLQYMWTVKSGVFRDVLETEKDDRLMFVTSPSYMGIVRNLVSKDRHVLVVEELTSRDLMADYFSHTGRCEFYLSKEKFLHIYFSMIGQKDHPLVPAFSKRTKIVTEAGLYNYWVRHLSANSTRCVRAPSQITVRSALSFMNIWGMFAVFAGGHAFALLLLLLERLVSDFT, from the exons ATGGTGGGTGTGACGTCACTGCTGTTGACCCTGACTGTGGCTGTCATCCTGGCTGTGGCCCAGCTGCCTCGCCCTCATA GTGGCAAGGAGACGATACAAGTGGTGAGCGTAGCGGTGGAGAAGGTGCTGGCTAGTGAGACGCGGGACCTCTgtgctctcttcctcctcacagaCGGCACCACTTCGGCTCACTCTGTTTTCACG GAGATGAGGTGGTTGCAGGCCCCTGGAGGGCTGGCACTCTTCGAGGTGACAGCTAAGGGCAAGAGGAACCTCAACATGACGCAGGGACACTTGGCGGAGATGATCGCCGGGGCTCGGCGG CTGCGACAAGTGTCGCGATGcgtgacgttggtggtggtgagcgacgacccagtcTTCCTAGTCGCCTCGGCCGAGTGGCTCCTCAACGGCCGCCTCCTGAAGTGGTCCAACAGGCTCCTGGCCGTCACCAGCCGGCCACTCCATGACCTGCGACACCTCCACGGCACCTTCTCTATGATGAATTCTATGGTGATGATCGTGGACGCTGACAAATCCTACCCCAG CTGTAAGATGTACGTGTACCTGCCCTTCAGTCCCTCGGAGGATCGTGTGGACTGGGTTGCTTCCTGGTCGACTTCACGCGGTTTCACGCTGAGCGTTCAACTCCCACTCTTCCCCGAGAAATTCTCA ATGTTTGATAAGACGTATATTCGTCTCCTTGGCCACAGGTTCGTATACAGACCAACACTGCTAGTGGCGGCTGAAGAGTTCCCTCCACATGTCATCCTGGATCCCAAATGGATACCTGGGAGGCCCATCAACTTTATAGGACCAATAGCAAACGTTCTGGAGCTCATTGCTCAGGATTGTAACTTTTC GTACGTCTTCGAAAAGCCACTGGACGGATCCTGGGGAACCAAAACAGAAAGTGGGAGCTGGTCTGGCATGGTGGGGATGGTGCACAGGAAG GAGGTGGACATTGGACTTGGTCCCTTCGGCATCAGCGCTACTCGCGCTGAGGTGGTGGACTACGTATGGGCCATCATATCAGACTCCCTCAGGATCATGGCCAGTCGAGGGATCCCGGAGGTGGACCCATGGTCCTTCCTGGTGCCCCTGAGACCCTTGGTGTGGGGGATCGTCCTGGTGGCCCTGATGGTGGTGCTTGCTATCCTGCTCCTCATGGCAGCATATTCTCCTGGTAAAATTCGTAGCCACAGCAAGAGGGCTTGGGAGGATCTCTTCCTTTACGTTCGAGTTACGTTACGACAAG ATATGCCGCTGCCCGTCGAGCAAAGTTGGGAGAGACTGATGCTGGGAGGATGGATGATCATGACGATTGTGCTCACTCGCAGCTACGCTGGAGCCCTCATGTCTATGCTGGCCATAAAGAACGTTGCCCAGCCCTTCCAGTACCTCAGAGATGTGATCAGTAACCCGGCTATAAGCATGGTCTGGCAAGCAAACTCTGTTCACTTACAATATATGTGG ACTGTGAAATCCGGGGTATTCCGTGACGTGCTGGAGACGGAGAAGGATGACCGCCTCATGTTCGTGACGTCCCCATCCTACATGGGTATCGTGAGGAACCTGGTCTCCAAAGACCGTCACGTCCTAGTGGTTGAGGAACTGACGAGCAGAGACCTCATGGCCGACTACTTTTCACACACAG GCCGGTGTGAATTCTACTTGTCGAAGGAGAAATTCTTACATATCTACTTCAGCATGATCGGCCAGAAGGACCATCCTCTTGTCCCGGCCTTTAGTAAGAG AACTAAGATAGTGACGGAGGCTGGCTTGTATAACTACTGGGTGCGACACCTCTCCGCTAATTCCACTAGATGCGTTCGAGCTCCTAGCCAGATCACTGTCAGATCAGCTCTGTCTTTTATGAACATCTGG GGAATGTTTGCGGTCTTCGCTGGCGGCCACGCCTTcgccctcctgctgctcctcctcgagCGCCTGGTGTCTGACTTCACCTGA